A window of the Virgibacillus pantothenticus genome harbors these coding sequences:
- a CDS encoding EscU/YscU/HrcU family type III secretion system export apparatus switch protein, which translates to MNQNQRKAAALRYHEAHHAAPVVTASGKGKLADDIIETAKENNIPILEDASLVELLAQLNINETIPEELYEAVAEVFAFIYRTDQQF; encoded by the coding sequence ATGAATCAAAATCAGAGGAAAGCAGCAGCATTACGTTATCATGAAGCCCATCATGCTGCTCCTGTAGTTACCGCTTCAGGGAAAGGGAAACTTGCAGATGATATTATCGAAACAGCTAAAGAAAACAATATTCCTATTTTAGAAGATGCCTCTCTAGTGGAGTTGCTAGCACAATTAAACATTAATGAAACCATTCCAGAAGAGCTATATGAGGCAGTTGCAGAAGTGTTCGCATTTATATATCGTACGGATCAGCAATTTTAA